One part of the Lachnospiraceae bacterium JLR.KK002 genome encodes these proteins:
- a CDS encoding DUF6674 family protein, with product METAEQNTKQVMEENDALKQFMELLNQQNMKEQSQDFMGIFWYVAGMQVQLSAMVDELQGVREQLSQMQEKQPKSVTENLMEKISHLQEKVTSLSERLTAVRNRLVETAAQAVNAFKEKGRAEMCKVLQKGISGMKSMLSGYRERLVDVMTDCEKTANQIDSIGDELKQIGNSVSNVGRLLAGKGTKEVSDEKPGVGLTRAVNTPVKKAVENLRKKIDGADKTFEKLDRLSARLDAGKEAEKGGRVSVKDKLSQMKEKAGQQKKAPEPDKAKSKEECL from the coding sequence ATGGAAACAGCAGAACAGAACACAAAACAGGTCATGGAGGAAAATGACGCATTAAAGCAGTTCATGGAGCTGCTTAACCAGCAGAACATGAAAGAGCAGTCACAGGATTTTATGGGGATTTTCTGGTATGTGGCGGGTATGCAGGTACAGCTTTCCGCAATGGTGGACGAGTTACAGGGTGTCCGGGAACAGCTTTCACAGATGCAGGAGAAACAGCCGAAGTCCGTTACGGAGAACCTTATGGAGAAAATATCCCACCTTCAGGAGAAAGTCACAAGCCTGTCGGAACGTCTGACAGCGGTAAGAAACCGTCTGGTGGAAACAGCAGCGCAGGCGGTCAACGCTTTTAAGGAAAAAGGCAGGGCGGAGATGTGCAAGGTTCTCCAGAAAGGAATCTCCGGCATGAAATCCATGCTTTCCGGCTACCGGGAGCGTCTGGTTGACGTGATGACGGACTGTGAAAAGACAGCAAACCAGATTGACAGCATCGGGGACGAACTGAAGCAGATCGGGAACAGCGTTTCCAACGTGGGCAGGCTGTTAGCCGGGAAAGGCACGAAAGAGGTATCGGACGAAAAGCCGGGTGTCGGTCTGACAAGGGCAGTCAACACGCCTGTAAAAAAGGCGGTGGAGAACCTGCGGAAGAAGATTGACGGGGCGGATAAAACATTTGAAAAGCTGGATCGGCTCTCTGCCCGTCTGGATGCCGGGAAGGAAGCGGAGAAAGGAGGGCGGGTGTCCGTAAAGGATAAGCTGTCGCAGATGAAGGAAAAGGCGGGACAGCAGAAAAAAGCGCCGGAGCCGGATAAGGCAAAAAGCAAAGAGGAATGTTTATAA